A genome region from Macaca fascicularis isolate 582-1 chromosome 3, T2T-MFA8v1.1 includes the following:
- the LSM5 gene encoding U6 snRNA-associated Sm-like protein LSm5 isoform X3: MAANATTNPSQLLPLELVDKCIGSRIHIVMKSDKEIVGTLLGFDDFVNMVLEDVTEFEITPEGRRITKLDQILLNGNNITMLVPGGEGPEV; encoded by the exons ATGGCGGCTAACGCTACTACCAACCCGTCACAGCTGCTGCCGTTAG AACTTGTGGACAAATGTATAGGATCAAGAATTCACATTGTGATGAAGAGTGATAAGGAAATTGTTGGTACTCTTCTAGGATTTGATGACTTTGTCA ATATGGTACTGGAAGATGTCACTGAGTT TGAAATCacaccagaaggaagaaggatTACTAAATTAGATCAGATTTTgctaaatggaaataatataacAATG CTGGTTCCTGGAGGAGAAGGACCTGAAGTGTGA
- the LSM5 gene encoding U6 snRNA-associated Sm-like protein LSm5 isoform X2, with the protein MQVRVPVGTQIFVEIMNGKIIFFPSSELVDKCIGSRIHIVMKSDKEIVGTLLGFDDFVNMVLEDVTEFEITPEGRRITKLDQILLNGNNITMLVPGGEGPEV; encoded by the exons ATGCAAGTAAGAGTGCCAGTaggcactcaaatatttgttgaaataatgaatggtaaaataatattttttccctcCTCAGAACTTGTGGACAAATGTATAGGATCAAGAATTCACATTGTGATGAAGAGTGATAAGGAAATTGTTGGTACTCTTCTAGGATTTGATGACTTTGTCA ATATGGTACTGGAAGATGTCACTGAGTT TGAAATCacaccagaaggaagaaggatTACTAAATTAGATCAGATTTTgctaaatggaaataatataacAATG CTGGTTCCTGGAGGAGAAGGACCTGAAGTGTGA